TTTTCTTCCAGTGCACGAAGTGCAGCTCGGAGTGGCAGCAGAACTCCTAAGAGGTCGGCCGTggcgccccaccccctcatcCCAGTTTCTCCAGTTGTCACGAGAACAACGTTTAGGGGACGGAAAAGAGTTCGCGTTTGTCCTCGTGCGTTCCCCATCCctttcgccttctccgcttTCGGTATCGGTGCTAGTGCATGtttgcatgtgtgtgtgtgtgtgtgtgtgtgtgtcttttctGTGCGATTAACGTCTCCTCTGTAACTGGCTAACAGGATGCTCAACTTACAAATATGTCGCCGTCCGAGTGATCATGCCCCATCACATCACCACTTGTCATCTCTGAGCAAGACTAGAAAGCGAACCTCTTTTATTGAGGGAGGTGGCTATTGGGGGCCGTCTATCAGATCACGTCGCCCCgtctgcctccctctcttgccGTTGTGAGCCTGCATATGTGCAACGCGGTACTCGTTCCTCTCTGCTTATGCTTGTCCATGCACTTCTTTCTTGACCCTGCGTCTGATGTGCTTTTTATGTGGGGGACAACTCCTCTCTCCACGGATGTGTCGCGCACGTGTTTGAATGCACACGCAATGGCGATTGTGTAGTGCGAAGCGTTGGTGCTTACTCTACCCTGTGAGTGTGTGAGAGTGTTGTGGTGACCGACACTGCAGTTCGAACCGGTGagtcgctgcgctgcttcatCGCAAAGATACGAAGGCGAGAACGCGCGCGTTGAGGAGGTCTGCACAGTTTGGTATTCTCTTTCTTTCACTCGAAGTCGTCTGGCAAGCAAAGCGTCTAGCATAAACGACTTTAGACTCCGATGGTGTTGGCTGGTGAATCTCGCACAgcctcggcggctgcgcaggaGCCAGCTGCGGCTTCAACCCTTTCTCCGTACCCGCCACCCCCGGTTGCGGTCGTCGGCGCAAGCGCCATGACAAAGAGCGCCACGCGGGGTTCCTCCACAGcttcgccggcggcggctaACGCAGCCTCAGCGAAGGAGGTGTCCAGCACGATTGGTGATCTTGCCGCCACAACGGCGCCGGTAGAGTGCGTGCTGCAGATAGGCCAGCCGAGCTTCTCCACGCAGCTCGACTTCATCAAGGTAAACCGCGCGGTGGCCTCGCTGGAGCGCGCGGTGGAGCGACTAGAGCTGCTCAGCCTTCTAGATGCCGCCGGCCCCACCCCCGGCAGGGAGGGCAGTCACCACAATGCGAACGGCACGAGAACTGCTTCGAGTGCAATAGCTCTAGCTGCGGCGTCGACAGCTAGCTTTTATCCGCACAACTCACCGCGTGGACCCGCCGTGATGGCGGGCATCGCCCACGACGCGAGCGTTGCCACCGCGCAGaaggtggcggaggtgctggcagtcactcagcagcagcgtgactGTGGGCACGCGTCGGTGCTCGAGTTGCTCGCGGAGCTGCGGGTGCTGGAGCGCCGCTACGGGGAGCTGTTAACCCAGGCTCAGCCAACCGTGCTCCTCCACCCTGGCGAACCGCAGCTGCATCCCAAGTGCTTCGCACACGTCTGCGACCCGTCGAAGGCGGCTTTGCAACGAGAGCTAGCCTTGGTGTCTAACCGACTTCGAGATACGAATCGTCTCCTCTGTACACAGCTGCAGGACAACCCTCAAGACGCGGACAACTGGGCCAAGGTGTGCAATGGGCGACGGGAGCtgacggcgttgctgcgAGAGGCGATCAAAGAGCTGACCGTGGGATACAAGGAAGCCCTGCAGACCCAGCAGCttcgacagcagcagcaccaggcAAATGCTGTCCTCGACGGTGGTCTTCGCCGAAGCACCGCCCAGaccggcgtcggcgcggaTGCTCATTTCAGTCATATGGCATTCAACGGCACTGGTGCCTCCGGACCCGCCCGCAGCGACAGTAGGCCATCTTCCACgatcggcggtggtgccgtctCCACCGAAAGCGAGTCGCGGGCCTCCGTCTTTCTCAAATGCTTTGGCAGCAGTTTGCAGCGACCTCGCGCGTCGCGAGTGGTACAGCAGGGGCCGCGCATCCCGCTCTCCTCGTCTTACCAGCAGTTCGCCGTGAAGATCCTGCAGGAAGAGGCGTCGCAGCGCTGGGCGGATGATGTGCTGGCCAAGGAGCGCGCGCTAAACCAAAAcgtgaagcagctgcaggtggaTCTTGTGCGTGAGCGTGAGCTGAAGGACAAGGAGGTTGGGGAACGCCTTTCCCGCATCTCGACATTGAaggtggagctgcgcaaaCTGAAAACTGccttgcagcagcgcagtgAGGCAGCCAAGGCCTGCGGCGAGGCGGCCACTGAAAACCTTCAGCGTGAGGGCGCTGCCGAGGTGCGGGACGTGAGAAAAGCAATACAGCAggacgagcagctgctctccATCGGCGCCACAACGCACGAGGTGTTTAGCGCGTACCTACGCGAACGCACTGCCGCAATGGATTCGTTGGCTGGCGAGTGGGAAGCCAAGACGCTTCATGAGCTCAagaagaaggaggcggcaAAAATCGACGCGGAGGGGAGTCGccaggcgtgtgcgcagcgtCTCACGGACCTCGAGCACGAGCGAGACGCTCAGCAGGAGCTCAAGGTGCAGCGCGACTCTGTGCaaaaggcggaggaggacgcaCGGAGGCGAGCTGAAGAGCAGCGGGACGCCGAGtacgcggcagcgtcggtgctggaggcagcGCTTAAGGCCATGATGACGCGACAAACCATCAGCAAGCTACAGAAGAGTtccaaaaagaaaaagaaggcggCAAGCTAATCTGGCATACGCCGCTGCCCATACTATCTACACGCGTCATCCCCATGCGCTTGCTTTCTTCTGTGAGTCTGCGTGTGTTGTGCAAAGCGTTTATGCCACAGCTGCAGTAGCAGCGACAGCATCCGCAGCAAGTGCCGCTGAGCCAGGGACACGTGACGAGCACATCCATGTAAATAAGGTGGTTCTCttgtttctctttttttttgctttcctCTTGCAGCGTATGTACATGCACGCCTCTGTCTTCTCCATTgctgtttctgtgtgtgtgtgtgtgttgttgtggCCCTTGTGTTGGTGCTGCGCGCACCTACCACTGGTGAtcgtggggagggagggaggtttGTGGCagatgcgtgtgtctgtctaCCTTGGCtctgtgtacgtgcgtgagtgtgtgtatgtgtgtgtcttggcGTATTGTCTGTGTCTGTTGACGAATATGCAGGCACATATGCACACAAGACGCCTCCGACATATCAACAGTACACACAGCGCGAGAGATGGATTGCTGTGCTCTTTTTTTCGCGTGCATCGTCTTCGTGCACAGGCTAACGGGCACTGCAGCAGAGCACGTGAGGCACGTACATCGTACGTTTTCTCTTTGTCCCGCACTGAAGGCAGCACCGGAGGCGAGGGTGAGCACAAACAACTCTACATGCATATGAGCACTGACGGCGAGGCCCAGGCGCCCTCATGCCcacgcggcagcgacgctgtTCCGGGGGCCGTCGCTTCGAGGTGTCCGTGTGGCGTGGTCGGTCGGGGTGGGAAGAAAAGGGGGGTGCACTGCACCCGCTGTCAAGCAACAGCGCACCTGACGTGCCCCTCTGTTTGCAGAAGGGCACACTCCCCCACATGAATGCGTATTCTTTTCGCTGATCTCTGACTTGGTCCCATTCGCCCTTGCCCTTTCTGCAACGATCGCCGTCTGTGTATGACAGAGGTTGGAAGCGGTCATCATCAAACACCGACACGCATAGGTGCCCGCGAACGTGTTGGACAAGCGCATCAGCAGGTGTGAATTCAGAGGGAAGAATAGCTTGCCTCCTCACGCCTGGAAGTCGGTGCTGTTCTTTGTTTGttctcgcagcagcacggctcTCCGTTGAGAGCACCTCTCCACGTACGCGGAAGAGCATGTCCAAGAACAAAAGACCTCGCctggcgaagaaggcgggcAAGGCATCCCACGGAAAACGAAAGCGGGCAACCTCTTTGCCGGCTGTGGCGCCCGATCACCGCACCCCTCGGGTGCAGCATGCGGAAAGCACACCCGCTGCCCCAAAGTCCATTGAAGACGTTGCTCGTCTGTTCATCGGGGTGGGCAGAAGCAGCGACAACGGTGACAAAGCATACGCGAGCACGGAGAGCATCAGCCTACAAATGAAGAAGGCAAAGGGCTCCATGAAGCGACTCCGCGAAGGCGCAGAGAACGGGACAGGGGGAAGGAACTCATCGATGAAACGGCAAAAGGGTTCCACAACCGGTGCACTGTCGTTCGCGATCACGAACAACACGGTGACCCTCGAGAGGAAGGCGCGCAGGCAGCCAAAAGTGGCGGAACGATGCGAGGAtgatgacgacgaggaggatgtcGAACTGTCCAAAGCTGTGCAGGCGCAGACGCTGAGCTTTCTGCAGCACTTGAACTCGAAGAGTAGCAAAACCTTCTgggagctgcgcgacgtcGCGCAGGGCAAGTTATCCGCAGCATCAGCCACGACTGCCACGTCATCCTCGTCCCAACTCCCGTCATCCTCGAGAACAAAGGCTGCGAAGGGCAACGCCAAGGGGGCGAAGAAGCTGGCAGATGACGGTGAGGAGCTATGGCGCGTTGGTGGCCCGTACATCTCCGGTGACCAGGCCGATGACACCGATGAGAGTGAGCGGGAATGTGGGCGCACCAGCGACTCCGAACTGCAGAGCtccacgagcagcagcgagccgTCCTGGGTGACGGACAgcagcgaagaagaggatggcggcggcagcgacgacgaggcggagagcgctccagtcgccgctggcgccacgAGCCGACGCAGTGCCGCGGAGCCGCCgaagcgaggcggcggtggtggccgtcTATTccagggcggcggcgatggcgtctGGGACGAAGATTGATTCCACGAAGGAGGCATGGGTGAGCGCCTTTAGAAAGATCAGTACATGCTCTGCTGGTGAGCCGAGGGTGGAGAGCATATCCGTACGTGGGTGCAGAAAGCTTCCATTACACCGCTGTGTGACCGTTTCCTGGCTGGTATCGGCTACCGGGCCGCATTACGCGCGAAAAAGATGGCGCGCGGATGTGTGtcagagaagagaggtgcGTGCGACGGCAGATGGGTTGGTAAAGAGCGGCAACTTTTCTGTCTCTTGTCCAGTCATCCCCGCGTAGCTGTACAGTGTGGAGGCGTAACACGCACATTACAAAGAGCAATGCGCCTCATGTAACAAGTGATACGCTGGTCGTTTTCACATTGGGCATGCACGTGCGTGGGCGTTAGCGTTAGCCTGCAGCcttgcttctcctccctcccctctctcgtgtCGGCTTGCCAAACTCCATTCATGGTTGCTCCGTTGTCGTTTTTTTCCGTgtcttttctttttggtATCGCCAGTCCTTCCGCTCCCTCTGTCCTTTTCATTTTATTTTTGGCACTACACATCGCTCActtcctccctcactctcccaagcacacacacgcacgcacgtgcataGAACCTCAGCGCTTCCTAtcggcacacacactctcaAAGACGAGTGGTTCCGTCATTACCCGCACATCCCACTATTATTTTTCTGTCGCAGTATTCTTTCTCTTATCCCTCGCGGAGGTATTTCTTGCTCACAAATAAACGCGCGTGCCTACCGCTTCCCTAACCCActccatacacacacacacgcacacacacacacacatacacacacatacacaaacacTGCTGCACGTCCTCTGAAACATGTCGTCTCCCAGCAACTTCAAGAAGCTGCAGgtcgtctccctctccaaaGACTTCCGCAACTCTACCTCCGTCGttgaggcgcagctgccggagGAAGTGCCGGAGGGAATGGTTCGCGTGTCTGTCAAGTACGCCGGCGTCAACGCTAGCGACTTGAACTTCACAAATGGTTCGTACTTCAAGAACGCACGGCCGCCCTTCGACTGTGGATTCGAGGCGGCCGGCACAGTGGTGAAGATCGGTGCCGGTGTCGCGAACGTGCAGGAGGGTGACCCCGTCGTGCTAATGCAGTACGGCTGCTTTGCTGAGTTCCTCGACGCACCTGCAGAGATGTGCATACCAGTGCCAGAGTTGAAGCCTGAGTACATTGTGCTTCCTGTCAGCGCTCTCACGGCCGCCGTTGCACTTGGCGAGGTGGGTCATGTGAAGAAGGGCGACGTGGCGCTggtcacggcggcggccggtgGCACGGGTCAGATCGCGGTGCAGTTGCTCAAGCACGTCTACGGTTGCACGGTGATTGGCACTTGCTCCTCCGAGGAGAAGGCCCAGTTCCTCAAGAGCATTGGCTGCGACCACGTTATCAACTACAAGACGGAGAACCTCGACAGCCGCCTGCACGTACTTTGTCCGAAAGGCTTGGATGTCATCTACGAGTGCGTTGGCGGCCAGACTTTCAACGATGCCGTccgccacgtcgccgtgcaGGGTCGTGTTGTGATCATCGGCTCCGTTTCGAGCTACAAGAGCGGTGAGGCGGTGCCTTTTTCGCACCCCAGCGGCACCTCACTGACGATGCTGCTCTTAGCCAAGTCTGCGTCTCTGAACGGTTTCTTCCTTCCGCAGTTCCACGGCGTCATGCCGAAGCACATGGCAAGCCTGCTGAAGTACCTCAAGGCGGGCCAGGTCAAGCTCTTCGTGGACAAGAAGGTGTTTCATGGATTGAGCAGTGTCGCAGACGCCGTTGATCATTTGTACTCGGGCACGAGCTACGGCAAAGTCTTGGTTGAGATCCAGTAGTGCCAAAGGAGAGTGCGAGCGCTGCATCGCATGCGCCGGGTTTGTAGGGGAACTCGGCTGCCAGAGAAACGGCGTACGGTGGATGGAAAAGGAAACGGACTGTCGTTATTtcggtgtgggtgtgtgtgtgtgcgtgtccgtACACCCATCAGCGCGATGAAAAAAGCGGAGCAAGCCCGCCACCGCACTCGAAAGCGCACAGACAACCTGCATCCACGCCCTCGTCTCgcgctcccccctccccccctccccccccctctcacgCGTTTCAACGCGCCGGCTCTCCGCtttccccccttctcttggCTCACTTTCTGGCTCTTCTGGACTCGCGCTGGTCTGCGTGCATATTTTTGTAGCAGCTGTGCCGGTCCCTGAGTGcttgcgtgcgcatgtgtgtgtgtgtgtgagagagaggaagccTTCTCTTTCTTAATTCAttggcgcgcgtgcacaccgtGCCGCACCTCGTGTCCTCTATTGTCGTATGTTTTGTTCGTGTTCTTCAATTACGGTCGTTCGATATCTGTACCACCGCCAAATCAAAGGGGTGCCAACCAACACGCCCCGTATCCCCTCCATGTCTTTCCATATCGGCTTCAGGCACGCTCTCCTCTTTTGTCCACCCTCTTCTTTGCTGCAgcgctctgcctctctttctccctccccacgATATCTGTTACCGTGGCCATGAGAGGACCGGCGCGAGACGGGTGGTAAGCGACGCGGCACAGGTGTGCCAAGAGTTGACCCCCTGGGTGAGATCGGCACTGCAGACGGCGAGGGTGCACAAATGTCATGTGTCGTTGCACGAGAGCGACGAAGTGCCACAGAGGCGGGGTGAGGCTAGCGATGGGCACGGGTGCCTGAAAAAAGCACAAGACAAGGTCAATGCACACGCGTTTGGAGAAAGAAGCAGCTGGGGTAGGTGGAACAGGTGTGCTGCTTCTCTTTACACGGTTAGGTAGCCGTATTAACACCGAGGGTGTGCTCCTGGGGTGAGCGAAATGTGTCCTTTCGAGCACCGCAGGCAGGGAGAAGGCTGCAATGCGTTCGCGCGATGGTGCCTTTTTGGCCGCCGCTTTCGCtttcgcctcctctctccctcactgcCGCTCTGACAGCACCCGAGCACCAATCGCACGACCGTAGGCGTTACTTTAGCGGTCTTTTCGGTACACTGCATCACCCTACCCCCTTCTGCCCTTTCTTTTCGTCTGTTGTCTCGCCGCACTTTTGCCTCCCTGCACAGCAGCCCTATGGCATCAGTGCGTACACCGAAAGGAGGCAAAACGAGCAATTTGCCGTCGCTTGATCCCTGGTGCGGATTCAGGCGGTTTTCGTGTTACCTTTTCGTTCTCTATCCCTCTCTCAGCCCTAGCTAGGAATATCACGCTATCGTTGTCGTACAAAAAACACAGCCACACGCAGAAGAAGGGAGTGAGTGGGGAAGCTACACTGGAAGAACGACACGCGTACCCCTAAACAAGCTCGAAGCACTGTAACAACCACAGCAATAGAGaacacatatacatacacacacacacaccttttTCTGCTGTTTTCATACATCATTAGTGCATGCCCGCCTTGATCTCGCGATTTCCTTCCGCTGTCTTTGGACGTCCTAACGCCGATTGAACACGCTGCAGCCCccttcacacgcacacacacacacacacaacttCTTCGTCTCCCTACGTCTCTTGTCATTCCCCGTCGCTGAAGTATCCATAAAAGGCCGCTGGTGTGAACATCTTTGACAGAAACAGCGGTGGGAGAAGCGATCAGGTATGCAGAGAAAAACGACAAAAAGGGCAAGTGAATCGGGTTGTTGCAGGTTGGTCGATTTGAACTCGCACATCCGTGGAAAAGGTGGACAGCTATAGAGAGTGAGCGCACAGGCTAAAGGGAACATCATTCTGGACATTCGCCTGCCTTCCGTTTCTTTTCGCATTCGTTTCGCCTCTTTTGagttttttccttttttaTGCTTTGGGGTGCACTGGTACACAACACAAactgcctctctcttgcagatgcatacacacacgtacacaccaTACACCCACCAACTCGCTCCTTGTcccttcttcccttcccctgcCCACCGCGGGCAGTCGTTAAGGGCGGCTTTGTCTggtttttgtttgtttcgcTTCACAtagggtgtgtgcgtgtgtgtaagtgtgtgcCCCTACGTGTTGCGGCTGAACTCACTGCCACGTATTAGTATCTATTTAGTCTCTCTGCGCGCCACAAAAGCTCCTCCTTGACTCGcacgaaaaaggaaaagaggatTGTTTCTTTTGTGGTTtttcgggggagggggaggggaagggaggggaggctcTCTTTAGAACCATCATGACTCTTGGCTTGGTAGAATCGTCTTGTAACGCGGCCTTCGCGGTCGCTGTGCACGCGCCGGTGCTGGGGCTCATTCTGCTGGGCAGCATCGTGGCATATGTTGGTACCATGCGCTACATCCCAAATGTGGCGAGGACGCTCTTGGAGCGTAACATCTTCGGCATCGACATTAACAAGAacacggaggagcagcgccagAAGTTTGCTGTGAAGCGCCGGGCCGGTCAGACAGAGGAAAAGGAATTCCAGAAGCAGGCGATCCCAGAGTCTCTCGGCATCCTCGTAGGCGCCGTGTACCTTTCTGTGGTGATGGTGCTCACCGTGTGTCTCCGGTTTCTCGGCACCGCTGGTGAAGGGTTAGACAACCCTTACGCATCACTTCCGGGTCCCTTGATGACCATCACCCTCATGCTTCTCTTGGGGTTCACGGATGACGTGCTGGATGTGAAATGGCGCCACAAGATCATCCTCACAACGCTCGGCTCGCTGCCTCTCATCATGACGTACGACGGAAGTCTATCCGTGCTGATGCCGTGCGTGTTCGGTCGCTTCGGTCTGCCCACCATGAACGTAACGAAGACGTGGCTTCTTGgcctcgctgccgcacaaGGCGAACCGACAACCACCTTTCGCGTCACGGCTCCCTCGACATGGTTCTCCTACGTTGTCAGTCACCGTTCCTACGTCAAGGTCTCCGAAAGTGGCACGGTGTTGATCTACCTCGGTCCCATCTACCTCGTTTACTTGTCCATGCTGTGCATCTTCTGCACCAACAGCATCAACATTCTCGCCGGCGTCAATGGTGTGGAGGTGGGGCAGAGCATTGTGATCGCAGTCGCGTCTGTTGTGTACAACCTATTCCAGATGCGCCTCGAAAGACAGGCGACACCGGCCTTGAGCAGCGTCGACGCTGTGGCGGCAGATGCACGCGACATGCGGAGCGATCATCgactgcgcgcgctgctcttgCTGGGGCCTTTCATCGGTGTGAGCCTGGCCCTCTGGCGCTACAACCGCTACCCCGCCCGCGTCTTCGTGGGAGACAGCTATACCTACTTTGCCGGCACCGTGCTGGCGGTGTCCAGCATCACCGGCGTGTACAGCAAGACACTGCTGCTCTTTTTTGCGCCGCAGGTGTTCAATTTTATCATAtcactgccgcagctcttCAACATTGTGCCGTGCCCGCGCCACCGCGTGCCAACGTGGAACCCGCGGACGAACTTGTTGTCAAACAGCCACAACTATACCATCCTCAACGTTGTCCTCTACCTCTTCGGCGATATGCACGAGGAGAAGCTGACGTGGGCGATCCTCAAGTGTCAGGTCATCGCCTGTGTTTTGGGGTTCGTCGTGCGGTACGTGTTGAGCTCCTTTCTCTACGATGAAGTCCGCTAGAGACGGGTTGAAAGGACGCGCAAGAGAGGCCATGCATTGTGCAGTCGAgtgtttgttgttgttttcttgttttcacgtctgtgtgtgcaggtgtcGAGTACCCTGGAATGGCGCACATTGCGGACCGACAGAGCTCGCAGATGGGGTGAAACGAGGCCTGTCGCTACGCTGATATTGTGAGCATGCGTGCAGCCATCTTATTAGACGCTCCCCCGCCTCGAAGGCGCAGGACCACGCAACAAAAGCGTGGTCCTGCCGTAGGGAAGCAGACGTATTCCGTGGCTGTAGCGTGAGAACTGTGGTCCATGCACTGCTGGTGTGTGCACCCCTGCGCATAAAGGGGGAAGAACACGCAAGCAGACATTCTCCAAGCACTCCCCTTTTCCGCAGGGGCGTGGCGCAAACGAAGGCGTCTCAGTGGCTGGCGTCCTGTTTTTGCTTTTCCTTTCCGGATGGCGGGAGTGTTGGCTGCCACCTATCTGCCTCTTGTCTTTGCCATCGTGCATTGTGTTTCTGAgcctcctcgcccttccGTGTGTATGCTTCAGTGTGCTTGCGTATGGGCACGTATGCGTATCTGGGTTTCTGTGTCGCGGtttgtttctctcttcgtGCTCCCTCTACTCATATCCCttggtgtgtgcgtctccgcCACCTAGACGTGCTGTGTGGTGTTATTTggctcgtgtgtgtgtgtgtgtgtgtgtgttgagtGTTGCTTCTGTGGTGCATCCGTCACAACTTCACCCCTCATCCTCTCTTCTACCTCTTTActttgtgtgtgggtgggtgtacGTGATGCGCCATCGGGTGCGAACAATCGCGGGCAGAAAGCCACTatcacgcacgcgcatactGATTACGTGAAGAAGGAAATTCGCAGCACCTTCGGTCACGCTTCCTACAAGCAGACCCTAATGACAGATCGCTGACGCACGTTCATAGATTAGCACACAAGACATCagcacaccaacacacacagtAACTCCATAGAACCCATACAACGCaagaagctgctgctcgcctcgcTTTTATCATCTGTCCAGTATGTCTTCATCAACGCGAGAtggggctggcggcggcggcggaagtagcagcaacggcggtgTCGGCCTCGCGGTCGGCTCCCTCGCAGATGAGTGGGCCTTCAGCAACTACCACGTGTCCTCCTTCATGGCGATGGAGGTGCTGGCGACAATTGTGCCTCGGTTTGTGATGGACGGCGTTGACTGCCTTGGTGGCCGCTACGGGCCCTTTGCCCCAAACTACCCCATCGACGTGCCACTCTGGCTCGCCCTCTATTTTCGACAGACCAACACGTGTGCGATCCAGCCGCCAGACTACCTCCGCGTGGAGTATTTGCGCGACGTCATCGAGCGAGAGCGGACCAACGATCAGGGCTTTGAGAGTCTGCCCTTCTACTTCTACGAGATTGCTAAGAAGTTGACGGAGCGGGGCGGAGGCAGtagcagtggtggcggcggctccgACGACGGGGACACCATTCCGCACGTGGTGGAAGTTATCCGCCTTGTCAATGAAATACACGCAAtgcggcagcagaagctCAAGAATCTCATGACAGTTTTTGAGACGGAAGGGTCACCCATGTTCATTCCAGGCGTCTTGCTGACGAACATCGTTTGCCATGAGCTGCACTTTCTGCGAGCCAGCTTTGGAattgtgctgcagcaggccgcgTCGATGGaacgacagcggcagcagctgataCGACTGCCACCCGTCTCCGCCGCCACTCCAGGTCGCTTGTCCTCGACCATGGGTCGGACGACGCTGACGAGTGGGTTTAGCACTGCGCGCACAACCACGACACTGTCTTCGACAGGCACACCAGacggcgccacggcggcgacggaccTCACCTCTAAAATGGGCTCTGACAGCTTCCTAAACGACGGCGTTGCGAACTCTCAAGTATCGGCGTTGACAGCCACAACATCCATGACAACGGCGATGGCTGTGACATCGGATGGCGAGACTCAGCCCATTGCGGCAGCGGACGTGAcaccgctggcgcagccCGCAGTGAAAAAGCGTCGCACCCTAAGGCAGACGTAGCGGTAGTGCTCAGGCGAAGGAATGCACACACGAAGGCCAGCATAGGCTAGGGAGGAGTCGTTGTCACAGTCTCCGAGTCGCTGTTGTGGAGTTCAGAGCATCACATACGTACTTGACGAGCGTGTGGTGCGCGATGAGTTGttttttcttgttgttgtctCCTTGTTCCCTACCCCTGCATGCACAGCCGGAGAGTAAAGATATCTGCTAAGGTCAGCTACAAGAGCTAGGTGGGACATCCAGCGCCTCCCTGCAGGCGTGCTTGGGCTCGTCACTTCTTGACCGTTCTTCTAGATGCGCAGATTGGTGGAGTGAGACACACAGAAAGCATCGTTTTGGTTTTGCCTAGCAGAATCCGGAACGTGGATGTCAACGCGCAATCGGCGCACACCTTCGGCGGTGCGttcggcttctctctcctgccgcTCTTTGGACctcttgcccccccccctctttgtctgtcttcccctccctcggCGCTTCACTCAGCTGTGCGTTGTATCGATTGAGGTGGGTACGCAAACGGATGGGTAGGtccgcgaaaaaaaaaaacaaaagaaagaaaGGGGAGAGCAAAGCATCACCGAGGCGGGCCAGCAGCTCGAAGGTTGTCTCCATCGCTtcatcttcctcctccccccctttCAA
The window above is part of the Leishmania major strain Friedlin complete genome, chromosome 36 genome. Proteins encoded here:
- a CDS encoding putative oxidoreductase gives rise to the protein MSSPSNFKKLQVVSLSKDFRNSTSVVEAQLPEEVPEGMVRVSVKYAGVNASDLNFTNGSYFKNARPPFDCGFEAAGTVVKIGAGVANVQEGDPVVLMQYGCFAEFLDAPAEMCIPVPELKPEYIVLPVSALTAAVALGEVGHVKKGDVALVTAAAGGTGQIAVQLLKHVYGCTVIGTCSSEEKAQFLKSIGCDHVINYKTENLDSRLHVLCPKGLDVIYECVGGQTFNDAVRHVAVQGRVVIIGSVSSYKSGEAVPFSHPSGTSLTMLLLAKSASLNGFFLPQFHGVMPKHMASLLKYLKAGQVKLFVDKKVFHGLSSVADAVDHLYSGTSYGKVLVEIQ
- a CDS encoding putative UDP-N-acetylglucosamine-dolichyl-phosphate N-acetylglucosaminephosphotransferase, whose amino-acid sequence is MTLGLVESSCNAAFAVAVHAPVLGLILLGSIVAYVGTMRYIPNVARTLLERNIFGIDINKNTEEQRQKFAVKRRAGQTEEKEFQKQAIPESLGILVGAVYLSVVMVLTVCLRFLGTAGEGLDNPYASLPGPLMTITLMLLLGFTDDVLDVKWRHKIILTTLGSLPLIMTYDGSLSVLMPCVFGRFGLPTMNVTKTWLLGLAAAQGEPTTTFRVTAPSTWFSYVVSHRSYVKVSESGTVLIYLGPIYLVYLSMLCIFCTNSINILAGVNGVEVGQSIVIAVASVVYNLFQMRLERQATPALSSVDAVAADARDMRSDHRLRALLLLGPFIGVSLALWRYNRYPARVFVGDSYTYFAGTVLAVSSITGVYSKTLLLFFAPQVFNFIISLPQLFNIVPCPRHRVPTWNPRTNLLSNSHNYTILNVVLYLFGDMHEEKLTWAILKCQVIACVLGFVVRYVLSSFLYDEVR